In the genome of Streptomyces racemochromogenes, one region contains:
- a CDS encoding heme o synthase, with translation MTAVESRPAGVLGTSPGHRPFGARVMAFVALTKPRIIELLLITTVPVMFLAEQGVPSLWLVLATCFGGYLSAGGANALNMYIDRDIDALMDRTSQRPLVTGMVSPAECLVFGISLGVVSTLFFGLLVNWLSAALALGALLFYVVVYTMLLKRRTAQNIVWGGIAGCMPVLIGWSAVKNEVSWAAVILFLVIFFWTPPHYWPLSMKVKDDYARVGVPMLPVVAGNKAVARQIVLYSWVMVAVSLLLTPLGYTGWFYTSVALLAGGWWLWEAHALSARAKAGVTGAKLKEMRLFHWSITYVSLLFVAVAVDPFLR, from the coding sequence GTGACGGCCGTCGAATCCCGTCCAGCGGGGGTGCTCGGGACGAGCCCCGGTCACCGGCCGTTCGGGGCCCGGGTCATGGCTTTCGTGGCTTTGACCAAGCCGCGGATCATCGAACTTCTGCTGATCACCACAGTGCCGGTGATGTTCCTCGCGGAGCAGGGCGTGCCGTCGCTGTGGCTGGTGCTCGCCACCTGCTTCGGCGGTTACCTGTCCGCGGGCGGCGCCAACGCGCTGAACATGTACATCGACCGCGACATCGACGCGCTGATGGACCGCACGTCCCAGCGCCCGCTGGTGACCGGCATGGTGAGCCCGGCCGAGTGCCTGGTGTTCGGCATCTCGCTCGGCGTCGTCTCGACGCTGTTCTTCGGGCTGCTGGTCAACTGGCTGTCGGCCGCCCTCGCGCTCGGCGCGCTCCTCTTCTACGTCGTCGTCTACACGATGCTGCTGAAGCGGCGCACCGCGCAGAACATCGTCTGGGGCGGGATCGCCGGCTGCATGCCGGTGCTCATCGGCTGGTCGGCGGTGAAGAACGAGGTCTCCTGGGCCGCCGTCATCCTCTTCCTGGTCATCTTCTTCTGGACGCCGCCGCACTACTGGCCGCTGTCCATGAAGGTCAAGGACGACTACGCGCGGGTCGGCGTGCCGATGCTGCCGGTGGTGGCGGGCAACAAGGCCGTGGCGCGTCAGATCGTCCTCTACAGCTGGGTGATGGTGGCGGTCTCGCTGCTGCTGACCCCGCTGGGGTACACGGGCTGGTTCTACACCTCGGTCGCGCTGCTGGCCGGCGGCTGGTGGCTGTGGGAGGCGCACGCGCTGAGCGCCCGGGCCAAGGCCGGGGTGACGGGCGCGAAGCTCAAGGAGATGCGGCTGTTCCACTGGTCGATCACCTATGTGTCGCTCCTCTTCGTCGCCGTGGCCGTGGATCCCTTCCTCCGCTGA
- a CDS encoding ABC transporter permease produces the protein MSAGTFSPRPGAAPVSRMIWAQTALETRMLLRNGEQLLLTVIIPALLLTLFSAVDIVDTGEGKRVDFLAPGVLALAVMSTAFTGQAIATGFDRRYGVLKRLGASPLPRRALMTAKTLSVLVTEVLQVALLTVIALALGWSPHGNPLSVAVLLLLGTAAFSGLGLLMAGTLKAEVTLAAANLVFLLLLVGGGVIVPLEKFPEAVRSVLGLLPVSALSDGLRAVLRDGAALPWGDAAVLGVWAVLGLGAAAKWFRWE, from the coding sequence ATGAGCGCCGGTACGTTCTCCCCCCGGCCGGGGGCCGCGCCGGTGTCGCGGATGATCTGGGCGCAGACCGCGCTGGAGACCCGGATGCTGCTGCGCAACGGGGAGCAGCTGCTGCTGACCGTGATCATCCCGGCGCTGCTGCTGACCCTCTTCTCCGCCGTCGACATCGTCGACACGGGAGAGGGGAAGCGCGTCGACTTCCTGGCGCCGGGCGTCCTCGCGCTCGCCGTGATGTCCACCGCCTTCACCGGCCAGGCCATCGCCACCGGCTTCGACCGCCGCTACGGGGTGCTCAAGCGGCTCGGGGCCTCCCCGCTGCCGCGCCGGGCGCTGATGACCGCCAAGACCCTGTCGGTGCTGGTCACCGAGGTGCTCCAGGTGGCCCTGCTGACGGTGATCGCCCTCGCGCTGGGCTGGTCCCCGCACGGGAACCCGCTGTCGGTCGCGGTGCTGCTGCTGCTCGGCACGGCCGCGTTCTCCGGGCTCGGCCTGCTGATGGCGGGGACCCTCAAGGCCGAGGTGACCCTCGCCGCGGCCAACCTGGTGTTCCTGCTGCTGCTGGTCGGCGGCGGGGTGATCGTGCCGCTGGAGAAGTTCCCCGAGGCGGTGCGGTCCGTGCTCGGCCTGCTGCCGGTCTCGGCACTGTCCGACGGGCTGCGCGCGGTGCTCCGCGACGGGGCCGCGCTGCCCTGGGGCGACGCGGCCGTACTCGGCGTCTGGGCGGTCCTCGGGCTCGGCGCCGCCGCGAAGTGGTTCCGGTGGGAGTGA
- a CDS encoding amidohydrolase family protein: MIETPPLVDQRCRGVLRTELGIATFEAQLIRSAGPPAPGTTFFDTQTGFAVRRWCPPLLGLEPHCPPARYLARRRELGAAESTRRLLRGSGTGAYLVDTGAPGDLTGPKELALAGDAQAFELARLELLAEQAADTSGTVAAFLANLAAAVHHAAAGAVGFACGARTGCAAALAGAPGPPGPGEVRAAAGRWLAGRTRGGELRDPVLLRHLVWSAVASGLPLQLHTGGADPRPLGGFARSTAGLGARLVLAAGYPYHRQTARLAAEHPHVHADLGPALARTGARAAAVLGELLEAAPFGKLLYSSGGRDLPELHAVGALVFREALGRVLGGWVAEGAWSWQDAQRVAGMLAAGNARRVYRLDERG; the protein is encoded by the coding sequence ATGATCGAAACGCCGCCCCTGGTCGACCAGCGCTGCCGCGGGGTGCTCCGCACGGAGCTGGGCATCGCCACCTTCGAGGCCCAGCTGATCCGCTCGGCCGGCCCGCCCGCGCCGGGCACGACCTTCTTCGACACCCAGACCGGCTTCGCCGTGCGCCGCTGGTGCCCGCCCCTGCTCGGCCTGGAGCCGCACTGCCCGCCCGCCCGGTACCTGGCCCGGCGGCGCGAGCTCGGCGCGGCGGAGAGCACCAGACGGCTGCTGCGGGGCTCGGGGACGGGCGCGTACCTCGTCGACACGGGAGCCCCCGGGGACCTCACCGGACCCAAGGAGCTGGCCCTCGCCGGGGACGCGCAGGCCTTCGAGCTGGCCCGGCTGGAGTTACTGGCCGAGCAGGCCGCCGACACCTCCGGGACCGTCGCAGCCTTCCTCGCCAACCTCGCCGCGGCCGTCCACCACGCCGCCGCCGGAGCCGTCGGCTTCGCCTGCGGGGCCCGTACGGGCTGCGCCGCCGCCCTGGCCGGCGCCCCGGGACCGCCCGGCCCCGGCGAGGTCCGGGCGGCGGCCGGACGGTGGCTGGCCGGGCGCACCAGGGGAGGGGAACTGCGGGACCCCGTGCTCCTGCGGCACCTCGTGTGGAGCGCGGTGGCCTCGGGACTGCCGCTCCAGCTGCACACCGGCGGGGCCGACCCGCGGCCGCTGGGCGGCTTCGCCCGGTCCACGGCGGGCCTGGGCGCGCGGCTGGTGCTGGCCGCCGGGTACCCGTACCACCGGCAGACGGCCCGCCTGGCGGCGGAGCACCCGCACGTCCACGCCGACCTCGGCCCGGCCCTCGCACGCACGGGGGCGCGGGCCGCCGCCGTACTGGGGGAGCTGCTGGAGGCCGCGCCCTTCGGCAAGCTGCTCTACTCCAGCGGCGGGCGGGACCTGCCCGAGCTGCACGCGGTCGGCGCCCTGGTGTTCCGCGAGGCGCTGGGCCGGGTCCTGGGGGGCTGGGTCGCCGAGGGCGCCTGGTCCTGGCAGGACGCGCAGCGCGTCGCCGGGATGCTCGCGGCCGGCAACGCCCGGCGCGTCTACCGGCTCGACGAGCGCGGCTGA
- a CDS encoding COX15/CtaA family protein, translating into MHKAPHTIGAVLNPFAYIADRWTPSPRTVRRAASAALLMSVAIIVTGGAVRLTGSGLGCDTWPKCTDDSLVVTQAQGFHGAIEFGNRMLTYVLCAAVGWFILAARAAPPWRHSLTRLGWTQFALVMGNAVLGGITVLTGLNPYSVAGHFLLATTLIAVTTVSWQRTREGDGAPRPRVPGPVRKLSWALVATTLVLIAAGTVVTGSGPHAGDKSEIKRMPFDWAVTAHVHAIAAWLVCALAVAMWLVLRVVDAPADTRARARDLLVVLLAQGAIGYVQFFTKLPEVLVAAHMLGSCLVWISVLRLALGLRERSAGPVEAPARDEEQLSAV; encoded by the coding sequence TTGCACAAGGCGCCGCATACGATAGGCGCCGTGTTGAACCCATTCGCATACATCGCCGACCGCTGGACGCCGTCACCCCGGACCGTCCGGCGGGCCGCGTCCGCCGCGCTCCTGATGAGCGTGGCCATCATCGTCACCGGCGGCGCGGTGCGGCTGACCGGATCCGGTCTCGGCTGCGACACCTGGCCCAAGTGCACCGACGACAGCCTCGTCGTCACCCAGGCCCAGGGCTTCCACGGAGCCATCGAGTTCGGCAACCGGATGCTGACGTACGTGCTGTGCGCGGCCGTCGGCTGGTTCATCCTCGCGGCGCGCGCGGCCCCGCCGTGGCGGCACTCGCTGACCAGGCTCGGCTGGACCCAGTTCGCCCTGGTGATGGGCAACGCGGTCCTCGGCGGCATCACGGTGCTGACCGGGCTCAACCCGTACAGCGTCGCCGGGCACTTCCTGCTGGCCACCACCCTGATCGCGGTCACCACCGTCTCCTGGCAGCGCACCCGCGAGGGCGACGGCGCGCCCCGGCCGCGGGTCCCCGGGCCCGTGCGCAAGCTGTCGTGGGCGCTGGTCGCCACCACCCTGGTGCTGATCGCGGCGGGCACGGTCGTCACCGGTTCCGGTCCGCACGCGGGCGACAAGAGCGAGATCAAGCGCATGCCGTTCGACTGGGCGGTCACCGCCCACGTGCACGCCATCGCCGCCTGGCTGGTCTGCGCGCTCGCCGTCGCGATGTGGCTGGTGCTGCGCGTGGTCGACGCCCCCGCCGACACCCGGGCGCGCGCCCGCGACCTACTGGTCGTGCTGCTCGCCCAGGGTGCGATCGGCTACGTCCAGTTCTTCACGAAGCTGCCCGAGGTGCTGGTCGCCGCGCACATGCTGGGCTCCTGCCTGGTGTGGATCTCGGTGCTGCGCCTGGCCCTGGGCCTGCGCGAGCGCTCCGCCGGCCCGGTGGAGGCCCCCGCGCGGGACGAGGAGCAGCTCTCGGCGGTCTGA
- the tkt gene encoding transketolase, which translates to MSTKPTTPELEWTELDQRAVDTARILAADAVQKVGNGHPGTAMSLAPAAYTLFQKVMRHDPSDPQWVGRDRFVLSAGHSSLTLYTQLYLGGFGLELDDLKAFRTWGSKTPGHPEYGHTAAVETTTGPLGQGVANAVGMAMAARYERGLFDPEAAEGTSPFDHMVYAIAGDGCLQEGISHEASALAGHQKLGNLVLLWDDNHISIEGDTETAVSEDTLKRYEAYGWHVQRVEQQENGDLDPKALFAALQAAKAETGRPSFIAARSIIAWPAPHAQNTEAAHGSALGDDEVAATKRVLGFDPEQTFEVSDEVLGHTRGLVDRGRDARAAWEKDFSAWRTANPERAAAFDRIEANELPEGWEDKLPVFETGKGVATRAASGKVLEALGAVIPELWGGSADLAGSNNTTIDKNSSFLPVGNPLPEADPYGRTIHYGIREHAMAAVMNGITLHGHTRIYGGTFLVFSDYMRNAVRLSALMHLPVTYVWTHDSIGLGEDGPTHQPVEHVASLRAIPGLNVVRPADANETAIAWREILKRHTKVYGKGAPHGLALTRQGVPTYERNEDAAKGGYVLFEAEGGDAQVVLIGTGSEVQLAVAAREALQAEGVPARVVSMPSVEWFEEQTQEYKDSVLPPSVKARVAVEAGIGLTWHRYVGDAGRIVSLEHFGASADGAVLFREFGLTAEAVTAAAKASIAAAR; encoded by the coding sequence GTGAGCACCAAGCCGACCACCCCAGAGCTCGAGTGGACCGAACTGGACCAGCGGGCCGTCGACACCGCCCGCATCCTGGCCGCCGACGCGGTCCAGAAGGTCGGGAACGGACACCCCGGTACGGCGATGAGCCTGGCCCCCGCCGCGTACACGCTTTTCCAGAAGGTCATGCGGCACGACCCCTCGGACCCCCAGTGGGTCGGGCGTGACCGTTTCGTGCTCTCCGCGGGGCACTCGTCCCTGACGCTCTACACCCAGCTCTACCTCGGGGGGTTCGGCCTGGAGCTGGACGACCTCAAGGCCTTCCGCACCTGGGGCTCCAAGACCCCCGGCCACCCGGAGTACGGCCACACGGCCGCCGTGGAGACCACCACCGGCCCGCTGGGCCAGGGCGTCGCCAACGCGGTGGGCATGGCCATGGCCGCCCGCTACGAGCGCGGCCTGTTCGACCCCGAGGCCGCCGAGGGCACGTCCCCGTTCGACCACATGGTCTACGCGATCGCGGGCGACGGCTGCCTCCAGGAGGGCATCTCCCACGAGGCGTCCGCGCTGGCCGGCCACCAGAAGCTCGGCAACCTGGTGCTGCTGTGGGACGACAACCACATCTCCATCGAGGGTGACACGGAGACGGCCGTCTCCGAGGACACCCTCAAGCGCTACGAGGCGTACGGCTGGCACGTCCAGCGCGTCGAGCAGCAGGAGAACGGCGACCTCGACCCGAAGGCCCTGTTCGCCGCCCTCCAGGCCGCCAAGGCCGAGACCGGCCGCCCGTCCTTCATCGCGGCCCGCTCGATCATCGCCTGGCCCGCGCCGCACGCCCAGAACACCGAGGCCGCCCACGGCTCGGCCCTCGGCGACGACGAGGTCGCCGCGACCAAGCGCGTGCTCGGCTTCGACCCGGAGCAGACCTTCGAGGTCTCCGACGAGGTCCTCGGCCACACCCGCGGCCTGGTCGACCGGGGCCGTGACGCCCGCGCCGCCTGGGAGAAGGACTTCTCCGCCTGGCGCACCGCCAACCCCGAGCGCGCCGCCGCCTTCGACCGCATCGAGGCCAACGAGCTGCCGGAGGGCTGGGAGGACAAGCTCCCCGTCTTCGAGACCGGCAAGGGCGTCGCCACCCGCGCGGCCTCCGGCAAGGTCCTCGAAGCCCTCGGCGCGGTCATCCCGGAGCTGTGGGGCGGCTCGGCCGACCTGGCCGGTTCCAACAACACCACCATCGACAAGAACTCCTCGTTCCTGCCGGTGGGCAACCCGCTGCCGGAGGCCGACCCCTACGGCCGCACCATCCACTACGGCATCCGCGAGCACGCGATGGCCGCCGTGATGAACGGCATCACCCTGCACGGCCACACCCGCATCTACGGCGGCACCTTCCTGGTGTTCTCCGACTACATGCGCAACGCCGTCCGCCTGTCCGCGCTGATGCACCTGCCGGTGACGTACGTGTGGACGCACGACTCCATCGGCCTCGGCGAGGACGGCCCGACGCACCAGCCGGTCGAGCACGTCGCCTCGCTGCGCGCCATCCCGGGTCTGAACGTCGTCCGTCCGGCGGACGCGAACGAGACCGCCATCGCCTGGCGCGAGATCCTCAAGCGCCACACCAAGGTGTACGGCAAGGGCGCCCCGCACGGCCTGGCCCTCACCCGCCAGGGCGTTCCCACGTACGAGCGCAACGAGGACGCGGCCAAGGGCGGCTACGTGCTGTTCGAAGCCGAAGGGGGCGACGCCCAGGTCGTCCTCATCGGCACCGGCTCCGAGGTCCAGCTCGCCGTCGCCGCGCGCGAGGCCCTGCAGGCCGAGGGCGTCCCGGCGCGCGTGGTCTCGATGCCCTCCGTCGAGTGGTTCGAGGAGCAGACCCAGGAGTACAAGGACAGCGTCCTGCCGCCGTCGGTGAAGGCGCGAGTCGCGGTCGAGGCCGGCATCGGCCTGACCTGGCACCGTTACGTCGGGGACGCGGGCCGGATCGTCTCGCTGGAGCACTTCGGTGCCTCGGCCGACGGCGCCGTCCTGTTCCGCGAGTTCGGCCTCACCGCCGAAGCCGTGACCGCAGCCGCCAAGGCCTCCATCGCCGCCGCGCGCTGA